GCTGAAAGATCAGCTAATGCCAAAGATCCCAGACAACCTGCACGAGTAGCAGCAGCAACCATTTGTACAGTACTTACGCCAAACATCGGAGCCTGAATGATAGGATATGACATTCCTAATTTTTTACTGATTGTATCTGGCCAAAACATAGAAATTATTTTAAATAAAAAGATACAAAAAAATAAGAACAGCTCACTTTCAACAGAATATGATATTGCTCACTCCTGAACAGAAAATAAAATCCCCACAGATCCCACAAATTTCACAGATCAAAATCTGCGTTATCCGTGGAATCTGTGGGAATCCTATAATTTTGATTAAATATCTGCTACAGACTTCAGCATTTTCTGCTCCCATTCCGGATCTTTCGGATCAAAGAACAATCTTTTCCCTGTATCTAAAGAACGAACAATGTTAATTTCATCCGCCGTTAATTCAAAATTAAATACGTTAAAGTTTTCTTCAATTCTTGATGGAGTAACAGATTTTGGAATAACAACAAAACCTTCTTGTAAATGCCATCTTAAAATCACCTGAGCGACTGTTTTACCATATTTTTCAGCAATTGCTTTCAGATCAGTATTATTTAAAAGATCTGCATTTCCATTTCCAAGTGGACTCCAAGGCTGTGTTACAATATTATTTTCTCTGTCATAAACCTGCAATTCTTTTTGTTGAAATACCGGATGCAGCTCAATCTGGTTGATTACCGGAAGAATCGTTGAATTAGCCTTTAGTTCTTCAAGCTTTTCAATCGTAAAGTTACAAACACCGATTGCTTTGATCTTTCCTTCCTGATACAACTCTTCCAAAGCTTTCCATGTCCCAAGGAAATCACCATATGGCCAGTGAATAAGATACATATCCAGGTAATCCATCTGCAATCTATTCAATGTTCTCTGGAATGCGCTTTTTGCTTTTTCATACCCATGATCCTGAACCCAGACTTTAGAAGTAATGAACAATTCATCTCTGTCTACTCCACTATTTTTTACTGCAGTTCCTACAGCCGTTTCATTTTGGTAAATAGCTGCGGTATCAATCATTCTATATCCCGTCTGAATAGCTTTTATGACGGCATTTTCACATTCTTTCAGGTCTTCCATCTGCCATACCCCAAAGCCTAAAGCAGGAATATCCACTCCGTTATTTAAAGTTACTACAGGTTGTCCTGCGTAGGTTTTCTTTTGCATAAATCTTTATTTTAATGATTAATATAAAGTGATTAAACAAATTTGCGATAAAAAAACGGAATCTGTACTTACCAATTTTACTGTTTTTTGTTAAAAAATGTTATTTGATGAGTGTTTGAAATAGGTTGAAAAATGCGTAGATACAAAGATTTTATCGGCGATACAATGAATTCTGCATATTTAATTGCCACAGATGCACGAATAAAATTGTATATGAACCGTCTTATCTATAAAATCTATGTTGCTATGTGGTTTAATTTTTTTGAACCACATAGCAACATAGATGATAAATGCAGATAAAATTATTCGTGCATTGGTGGCGAAATATCATCAGCATCACACTACCGAAAATCTTCGATTTTCTTGCGCCTTAAGACAACATATTATTTAAAATTATTTCCGCCTTTGCGATTTCACAACCTCCAAATACTTACCACTCTATCTATGACTGGGTTCAAGCCTCTATTTTCCTTATTTTTGTATACATTTCAAATCATTTTACAGAAAAAGATGATCCAATTATTTACATGAGTTTGTAGATGGAAGAATATACTTTTAATAAAATTGCCCAAGATTCAGAGATCCCTTATGAATTGTTACTGTTAGCTGACGAAACCGTTGAAGCTATCAATCAATACATCTTTAACTGTGATATCTATCTGTTACATGACGGAACAGAAAACATTGCCGTTATGGCTTTATATAAAAACAGTGATACTGAACTGGAGATTAAAAATATTGCCGTAATTGAGAGCTACAGAAGCAAAGGAATCGGGAGTATTTTAATGAATAAAGCCAAAGAAATTGCCCGTGATCATCATTATAAAATACTGAGCGTAGGAACTTCAGACACAGGATTTCAACAGATCAGGTTTTATGAGAAAAATGGGTTCAAGAAAACAGGGATACGCGAAGATTTTTTTATCAAAAATTACCCATCCCCGATTTATGAAAATGGTATACAAATGAGAGATATGATCATTTTAGAATATATTTTACTTTGATCTTTCAACACTGTACATTACTCCTTTCTGCCCGTTAAAATCGAATTCCTTATCAAAGGTAAGTCCCAGCTTCTGCAATACTTTTATAGAAGCTATATTTTCAGACATTGCTCTGCCTACGATCTTTTTAAGATGTAACTTATCAAACCCATACTTCAGACAACCTGCTGCACTTTCCGTAGCTAATCCTTTGTTCCAGTTCCTTTCAAAAAATCTAAACCCAATATCTGTTTCGTCTTTAAATTTATCATATTTTAATCCACACCATCCCAGAAATTCAGTGTTTGATTTATCAATAACAGCCCATCTTCCATATCCATTCTCATGATAATCTCTATAGTTTTTCAAAAAAGCCAATGCTTCTTCCACATTTTCAAAAGATGAATCGCCTGTATATTGTATTACATTTGGATTTGAATTAAGCTCATAAAAATGATCAGCATCCTCAGTCGTTAACTCTCTTAAAAAAAGTCGGTTAGTTTCCAATATATTCTTCATTACACTGATTTAATCTTTACCCATTACCTTGCGAAATAATTCTTTAATATGTTCTATTTCAGATTGATAATTGGTCTTTTTTCGACATCCGAAATATAAGGTATTTTCCAACTTTTTCTTTCCTTCCCAGATTAGCTTCACTTCTCCACTTTCAATTGCATTCTTGCATAAAAAATCCGGAACAACGGCTAATCCAGAGCCTCCTTTCAGACAACGAATGATAGAATTGAGATTAGGAACAATATAGTTCGGTCGGAAATTCGGTTTATGACCAAAGTTTAAAGTCCAGAACTGGAAAAGATGTTCCATATCTCCGGTGGTTCCGTACCATTTTTCATTCTTTAGCCACGCTTCAATCTGTTCCGCATCTTTTGTTTTTAAAACCTTTTTAAAACTCTCAGTATCTACATCTTTTCCTCCCACCAAAATAATCTGTTCGGAAGAAAATGCTTCATGTTCAATATTAGGTGAAGATCCTTTTTTGGGAGTAATGATAAGATCTAAGATTCCTTTATCCAGCTGATCCAGCATTTCAGGATATTCTCCAAAGCTGATAATCAGATTGAAAGGCAAAGAAGAAACATATTGCTCTAAAGTCGTTTGAAAAGTTTCAAAACACATTCCCACACTGATTGTTGGAGTATGCTTTTCGGTAGATTTCTGAAAATTTTTCTCTACATCTTCCAGCTTAGTAAGTGGTTCTGCTATGGCATTAAATAATACTTTCCCTCTCTCTGTAGGAATCATTTTTCTACCCGTTCTGTCGAACAATTTGTATCCAACATAGGCTTCCAGCGAACCCAAATGTAAGCTTACTCCAGGCTGTGAAATAAATAGGGCATCCGCTGCACCTGTCAATGTTCCGGTTTTATAGATCGCCTTAAAAGTACGATACCATTCTAAATTGACCATGACTTATTTATTAATATTCTGATATAAAATTACAAAATAATTATAATACTAATATCATTTTTAAAATATAACAATTCGTTATTCATTTTAATAAAAATAAGGGTTCATCTATTTTTGTTTTAATAAGATCAGAACACCATAAGAGGGAAGCTAGTTTTATATTCCCCTCTTATATCTTCAGTCTCTTTATCTGAATTCAGATTATTTTAATGTCTGAATGATGACATTCTGAAACTTTTCTGGCTCATCTTTATGAATCTGATGTCCAGATTTTTCGAATAAGAATAAGTCTTTCTCAGGTGCTTTTACTTTTTGAAAATATTCAGTTGTAATTCTGGTAGAAGTTTGAATATCGTTTTTACCCACAAAAAAATAAATAGGACATTCTACCTTTTTTAAGGTTTTTGGAAGGTCGATATTCATGACTTCATTCCATGCAGGTGACCACGTTTTTGACCACTGTAGAAAACCTTTCTTGAAATCATCACCTGTTACATACTGTTTACCATCTTTATAAAAAAGCCATTTTCTTAAATAAAATAAATCTTCATCAACTTTGAAAGGAATCTGTACACTTGCCAATTCTTTACTGGCAACAGGATCTCCTTTAAAATGATCTTTTAAAATATTGAGCAATTCTTTTTCACTTGTCAATTGACTAACAACCGGATTGACTGCAAAATAAGCATATAAAAGTTCAGGATGATTTCTAACAATATAAAAACCTAAAGCATTTCCCCAAGAGCTCCCCAAGAGATATATCTTTTCCTGCTTTAATTCTTTTCTCAAAAAATTGATAACCTGATAGGTATCTTTCCCCATAAGGTCGACTGAAGGCTGAACAGGAGAAGGATTTAATTCAAGCGTCTTTCCGGCATCTCTCTGATCCCATTGAACAATGGTAAATTTATCTTTTAAAAGAGTTGTAAAAGATTCCGCATTTTTTCGCATTGAACTTCCCGGTCCACCTGATAAAAATAAAAGTACAGGTTTATCAGAGTCATTTGTTTTAATATCAATAGCTTGTTTTATCCCGCCAATCTCAGGGGTTAAGAGGGTATCAATTTTTACTTTCTGTAATTGTGCTAAACCAAGTACGGACATGAGTAAAAAAATAAAAAGATTTGCTTTTTTCATGATTTCTAAATTTTAATTTGACATTGATTCTAATTGTCTATTGCAAATATCCTTCAGAGAATTATTAAAAAAGTATCAATAAAAATAGTCGAACTCATTTTATTGAATAAAATGAGTTCGACTATCTACAAACGGAAGTACGAATAAATACAAAGTACTATATATCAATTAAATGAAAAGATTCCACTGATATATTTTATCACAATATGAAAAGATTATTTTGAATAAAAAACGGCCTTGATATGAACTTTTCAAAATAGAATATTATTTTCTTGAAGAAAAGTACGGGTCTTTTAATAGCGTACTCGTTCAAGAAAATAAACAAAAGTTAATTGATAGGAACAAACAAGTATAAAAACAGTATTCTAAAAAGGGAATAACCATCTTTTATTATTTTACTAAGATTTCTTTATTCCTTAAAAAGTCCGCATAATAATTAGGAATTCCACTCTCCTTGATCTGACGGGCAGTCTCTTCAATAGGATAGCTCAACTGCACCATTTCAGGAATGATCTTTTCTTCATCTAAAGTGAGTATGACATAAGAAGCTAATCTATTTTCTTCTTTAGAACGCCCTACAGAACCACAATTGATCGCCCATTTTTTATTTTCAAACTGTTTTGTAAATGACAAATGGGTATGTCCCATGATGACCACATTGGCTTTTGAATCTTCCAATATATTCATAAAGACCTCATCATTTTCCGATTCGTATAAATAGGTATCATTACTTTCCAGACTGGAATGCACCAACTGGATATTCCAATGTTTATTTCCTATTTTATAGTTTAATTTCAAATGAAATGGAAGTTCAGAAAGAAACTTTTTGTTTTCTTCTGTAATATGCTTTTTAGAATGATCGATGGCAATAAACCTTGCTTCCGTTTCTTCTTCAGAATGCTTAGACAAAGGAAAAACAGGCAGATCAAAAGCAATTCTTTCATCATGATTCCCCAGTATACAAGGTATATTCAAGCTTTTTATCCTTTCTATCACTTCATTTCCCCAGGGTGCAAAATCTACAAGATCACCCAGGCAAAACCTTTGAGAAATTCCTCTCTGTTCAATATCCTTCAACACCACTTCCAATGCCGGAAGATTCCCATGTATATCACTGAAAACTGCTATCTGTATCATTCTCTGTCAATTTGTTAATCAAATTTACAAGACAAACGGGAATTCCAATTCAGATATAACATGACATTTTACCATGAAACAGCAATTATTGAGAATGAATTTTTGCTTTGTAAAGTGAATCATCAATTGGCCTAATCTTGAATAATCACTAGCCATAAAAGCTAACAAACGAAAAGGATTCATATCTACAATAAGTATAAATATTCTGATACTTCACTATAAATTATATTATTTTAATTATACAAACATCTACTCTAACTTTGCAGAGTAAAATTTAAACAATCATAAAAAAATGAAAAAAGTACTCATCATTAACGGAGGCCAGAACTTCGGACATTCCGGAGGAAAATATAATCAGACTGTTGCAGAAAACACGTTATCCGTTCTTAATGAATTTGATAATGTAGAAGTAAAGATCACCAACGTAAGCGAAGGTTACGACAAACATGAAGAAGTAGAAAAATTTGTTTGGGCAGATTATATCATTTACCACACTCCTATCTGGTGGTTTCAGCTTCCTAACGGATTGAAAAAATATATAGATGAAGTTTTCACAGCAGGTCATGCCAGAGGTATTTATATGAGCGATGGCAGAAATGCAGCCAATCCAGAGATCAACTATGGTACTGGCGGAATGCTTGACGGAAGAAAATATATGCTAACAACAAGTTGGAATGCTCCTGCTACAGCCTTTACCCTTCCAGGTGAATTCTTCGATGAGAAAAGTGTAGATGATGGGCCTTTATTTGGATTCCACAGAATGAATGCCTTTGTATCCTTAGAAAAAATGGAAAGTTTCCACTTTCATGATGTGGAAAAAAATGCCAACATAGATCGTGATATGAAGCTTTACAGAGACCATGTGAAAAACGTATTTGAAAAAGAATTAAAATCAGAATTAGTATCATGAAAATTCATCTTACCGCAGTTATTAAAGCCAAAGAAGAACATCGTTCAGAAGTAGCAGAAGTTCTTCAGAATATGGTAAAAGAGACAAGAAAAGAAGAAGCTTGTGAACTCTATACCCTTCATCAAGGAATTGAAGATAAAAACCATTTTGTATTCTACGAAATCTGGAAAAGTGAAGAAGGATTAGCACAACATAATGAGCAACCTTATATTAAGGCATTTGGAGCTTTAATTAATGAAAAACTTCAGGAAAAACCCCAGATTTACATGACCAATCTTATTTAAAAATGAAAAAACTAACCCTTTTATTTCTTAGCCTTTTCACAATAGGATCTGTTCAGGCACAACATCAAAAATCTATTGATATGAAAAAGAAAATTTTATTTGTAGTAACCAGTCATGATAAAAAAGGAAATACTGAAGAAAAAACAGGCTACTATTTGGGAGAAGTTTCTCATCCATGGGAAGTACTTCATCATGCAGGATATGAAATTGACTTTGTAAGTCCTAAAGGAGGAACTCCGCCAGTAGACGGATTCGATTTAAAAGATCCTGTAAATAAAGAGTTCTGGGAAAACAAAGAATACAGAGATAAAATCGACCATTCTTTAAAGCCATCACAGGTAAACCCTAAAGACTATTCAACAATTTTCTACGCAGGTGGGCATGGAGCTATGTGGGATTTTGCAGATAATAAGGAATTGGCAGATATCGCTTCAACCATTTATGAAAATGGAGGAATTGTAGCAGGAGTATGTCACGGGCCTGCAGGTTTGGTGAATATCAAACTGAATAATGGGAAATATTTGGTAGAGGGGAAAAAGATCAATGCTTTTACCAATGAAGAAGAATCAGCTGTAAAATTAACAGATATTGTTCCTTTCTTATTAGAAAACAAATTAAAAGAAAGAGGAGCAAAATTTGAGAAATCCGGACTTTGGCAAAATCATGTCGTTGCAGATCAAAGAGTAATTACCGGACAAAATCCCCAATCCGCTAAAAGCGTTGGAGAAACAATTTTAAAAGAATTAAATAATAAATAAAAACAAAGAAAAATGGAATATAGAAGATTAGGAAACTCAGATTTAGAATTATCAACAATCACACACGGAGCTTTTGCCATCGGCGGTAATATGTGGGGTGGTAATGAAAAACAGGATTCTATTAACTCTATTCACGCCTCATTGGATCATGGAGTAACGTCTATTGATACAGCACCTTTTTATGGTTTTGGACTAAGTGAAGAAATGATTGGTGAAGCCATTAAAGGAAAAGATCGTTCAAAGATTCAACTGTTAACAAAGTTTGGTTTGGTATGGGACGGAAGCAACAACGAAAAGGGAGAATTTTTCTTTGATGCAGAAGATGAAGGCAAAACAATTCCAGTGTATAAATTCGCTTCTAAAGAAAACATCATTAAAGAAGTAGAAGAAAGTTTAAAAAGACTGGGAACAGATTATATCGACCTTTTACAGCTTCATTGGCCAGACAGTACCACAGCCATCAGTGAAACTATGGAAGCTATGGAATTATTGATCCAGCAAGGAAAAATTCGCGCTGCGGGGGTAAGTAACTATAGTGTTTCACAAATGGAAGAGGCTAACAGAACTATGAAATTAGCAAGCAATCAGGTTTCTTACAGTATGCTGAACCGTTCTATTGAAAGTGACCTTGTACCTTATTCTTTAGAAAACAATTCAGGAATCATCGTATACAGTCCAATGGAAAGAGGCCTATTGACAGGTAAATACTTCAAGAATAACAAGTTAAAAGACAATGATCACAGAAATGGTTATTTCTCACAATTTGATTTAAATAAAGTAAAAAATTTCCTGGAAAAAATAGAACCTATTGCTCAGGAAAAAGAAGCCAGCCTTTCTCAATTGGTATTAAGATGGACTACTTTACAACCAGCCATTACAGTCGTATTAGCCGGAGCCAGAAATGCAGAACAGGCTATTGATAATGCAAAAGCAATGGATATCAATCTTTCTCAGGAAGAATTAACATTCATCAACGCTGCTTTAAGCGAGATTTAATAATAAGCTGGGAGCTGGAAAAGGGAGGATGGAAGTACTTTCAGGTTATTGATAATTTTTCACTCCTTTGAACCCAATTATTATCAGGCTGTAAGATGGAAATATGAAGTTGAAACACTAGCGTGTAATGTTAGCTTACAGTCTGTAATTTGAATAATTACAACAACCTGATCAATAAAATATCACTTGCTTACAGACTTCAACAACGCCCCTCTTCCAGCTTCCAACTTCCCTTCTTATTTAACCTATACATCATAAAAAAATGAAAAAGAATCTGATCAAAATGTTCGGAGTAGTCACCCTATTGACTATAAACAGTATTTCATTAAACGCTCAAACCCTTATTAATCCAGAAGATCAATCATGGTATCCTTCTGCTTACGGAGCTCAGGATGAAATCGGAGCGGCTAATTTATTAACACCGGAAGTCGTAAAGCAAGCACTTGGATTGGTAAAACAAGGTAAAACATTAGCACTTGCCGTTCCTATTGATAAAAATTTACCCGCTTTCAGACACAGAAGTTTCAATCTATACAACATCCAACCCGGAGAACAAGGTGGAAAAAGCATAGGTCCTAACAAGTTTACATTCAACGACGAATTAGTCAATGGGTGGACCGGCGTAGGAACTCAACTGAATGGGATTGGACACATCGGGATTGATAATGTTTACTATAACGGAAATAAAGCAACTGATTTTGTAACTGTAGAAGGCGTAAAAAAGCTAGGTGTTGAAAAAGTACCTCCATTCGTTACCAGAGGTATAGTCCTTGATATGGTGGCTCATTATGGAAAAGCAATTGTGCCTGGTGGTACAGAATTTACCGTTGAAGATATCAAAACTGTTTTAAAGAAACAAAGTCTTACATTAAGAAAAGGAGATGTTATTCTTTTCAATACGGGGTGGCTTGAACTGATAGGCAAAGACAACAAACAGTTCTTAGAAACTGAACCGGGAATCGGAATGGATGCAGCCAAGTGGCTTGCCGATCAGGGCATTGTTGCTTTTGGTGGTGATACCTGGGCTTCTGAAGTATATCCAAATCCAAAAAGTAAAGAAGAATTTCCCATCAACCAATATATGCTGGCTAAAAAAGGAATCTATAATCTGGAACTGATTGACAGTCGTCCTTTGGTTAAGCAGAAAATTTGGGAGTTTTTATTTGTACTGGGGCAGCCTCTGTATGTAGGATCTACTCAAGTGAATGTAAACCCTGTCGCTATTTACTAAAGATAGAGATCTCGTTTAAAACCTATAACATACTATGAAAAAGAGAGACAACGTAATTCCGGTTTTGAAAAAATAAAACTAACCTTTAGAATTTATTTTTAGAATTAATATTTAATACAGGGTTACAATGTCATTTTGCTCCTTTCATTAAAATGGCCTTTCAAAATTGAAAGGCCATTTTGTTAAATAAAATAAATGTCTGTAAATGATGCTGGCTTCATTAATATCCCATTCCTAACTTCCAACATTCTTATGTTGTAATTATTTTGCAACGGGAAGATGAGTACTCACTGCAATCCTATTCCATGCATTGATGGTCACAATTGCCATAATAATCTGTGCAATCTGAGCTTCATCAAAGAATGTCTTAGCTTTTTGGTAGGTCTCCTCGGTTAATCCTTTATGGCTGATCAGGGTGATTTCCTCTGTCATGGCCAAAAGCACCTGCTCTTCTTCTGTAAAAAATTCTTTTGCTTCTGTCCATCCGTTAAGAATAAAAATTCTTTGAGGCGTTTCACCATATTTGATAGCATCTTTTGTATGCATATCAAGGCAGAAAGCACATTTATTGATCTGTGAAGCTCTGATTTTAATTAATTCCTTTTGAATATGGGTTAAAGAAGTTGTTTGTAAATACCCTTCTAATCCTAGCATTGCTTTATAAGCTGCTGAATCTACTGTTGCAATGTTTAATCTTGCGCTCATTATATTTATTTTTTGGTTAATTGATCTATACTAAAAGAATACCCTTGCTGAACAGCTAATAAGAGAGCTGCTGCACTTCCCACCCAGACTGAATAATCGAAAGGTGCCTTAGGCCCCAATGCTATAGCCATTGATACTGCAAAAATCAATAATAAGAGACTACTTCCATAAGCTGCTAATCTGGTTTTAAAACCTATAATCAACATCAATGGAAATAGAATTTCTAAACATGTGGCTGCATAAGCTGAGAAAGTACTCAACGCTTCAGGAAGAAAAAAGGTCAGCGATCTTGTATACTCTTCAAACTTGGTCATGTTTCCCCATGAAGAATTTTCTGCGCTCCACCACCCGAATCGGTCGGCTACTGCAGAAAGCATCGTTACAGAAATAGCTAATCTTAAAAATAGCTGTGGAAATTGATTTTGTGTATTTGTCATTGCATTAGCGTTTAATCACATGGCAAATTTCCGATATCTGATCCGTAAAAAACTTAAACTGGTTTAAGAACGTAATTTTGCTTTAATTTCACTTAAATATTCCGGGGTAAAACCAAGAAATGAAGCGATAAGATATTGAGGAATCCGTTGAATAAACCAAGGATATAATGTACTGAAATGAACGTAAAGCTCCTCTCTTGAATATTCCGCTATGTAACGGAGCTTCCTTTCAGAAGCCGCATAGGCTCTTTGATAGATAATTCTGAAATATTTTTCCATAACCGGATGTTTCTCCAATAATAATTCCTGACTTTTAAAATCAATGACAAGAATGGTAGATTTTTCTACGGATTGAATGTTGAAATCCGTCTGCAATTGTCTCTCGTAGGCAAACGTATCGGTAATCCACCAATTTTCTATGGCAAACTGAGTGGTATGTTCTACCCCTTTTTCATTAATAAAATATTTTCTCAGGCAGCCTTCCACCACAAAATACATGTTCCTGCAAACTTCAGCCTCCAGCATCAGATTTTGCTTCTTCTTTACCTTTAATACTTCAAAAAATGAAAAAATTGACAGATACTCATCGTCAGATATAGTAATGAATTTATTTAAATGTGCTTTGAAATTATCCATCTTTAGAATTGAATACTCAAACTTAACTTTATTTTTTTAGTTTTACAATGACAAAAATATTAAATCATGGAAGTCATTGCCAAAATACTGATCGCTGTTGTTGCATTAGAACACCTCTATATCCTTTGGATGGAAATGTTTGCATGGGAAACCAAAGGCAAAGAAGTTTTCAAAGCCGCTCTCCCTGCAGAAATGTTCAAACCCACAAAAGGTTTAGCAGCTAATCAGGGATTATACAATGGTTTTCTGGCTGCCGGATTGATCTGGTCTTTTTTTATTAAAGATCCGCAATGGCAGGATAATATCGCTTTATTCTTTTTAGGATGTGTGGCAGTGGCTGGAATATATGGTGCCGTTTCTGCTACGAAAAAGATATTTTTTGTTCAGGCGCTACCTGCAATATTGGCTATTATTGCTGTTTTACTGAAGTAATTCTATTCGTCATATTGTACAGATTTTTCTAAAAATCATCTGCGTGATCAAAACACTTTTATCGGTAATGGTAAGGGGAAATTTACCATGAGTACATCACTTCATAACCTGACTTAAAACCAGCTTCTTAGGCCTTCAAAAATCCATTTAAAATAAAATTCGTAAATTTGCAGCGTCGTAAAAAACTGATACACAGGTTTTTTATAATATTCCGCATTTTGATGAAATGTAGGAATTCAAGTTGTTCTGTACACATATCTTTTATTACCTCATCAGTAATTTAATTGTAGAATCCATGTAAAAGATTAATTTCTTTTTACACATGACACTCTTTTTCTAGAGTAAAATCTATTGAAATATTTAAAATAAACATAAGGCCATTTGCTTTATGTTATTATTTTTTGCTAGAAGCTTTTATCATTATTAGCTCGGCAAATTATTTTGTACGCTCGTCACCAAAAGAACAACACCAAAAGTTAAATGTTTAATCATGTAATTGTATACAATATGGTATAGCAATTATTAATTGAAAAATTCTGAATATGGAAAAAAATGAAAACGGTAGAAAAGTAAAACTCAAAGTTGAAGATCTGACTATTATTTTTGGTAAAAACAAAGAAAAAGCACAGGAACTTTTAGACAAAGGTTTTTCCAAAAAAGAAATTCTTGAAAAAACAGGTTGCACTGTGGGAATCAACAAAGCAAGTTTTGAGATCTATGAAGGGGAATTCTTTGTTATCATGGGATTATCCGGAAGCGGAAAATCCACATTGCTGCGTTGTCTTAACAGGCTGAATGAGCCTACTTCGGGAAAAGTATATATCAATGATGATAATATTACCGGTAAAAACAACAAAGAGCTTCTGGAAGTAAGAAGAACGGAGATGAGTATGGTATTTCAAAAATTTGGATTACTGCCTCATCACAACATCTTAGATAATGCAGGTTTCGGGCTTGAGATCAGAGGAGAAAGTAAAGCTTCCCGCGATGAAAAAGCACAGAAAGCTCTGGATATTGTTGGATTAAACGGTTTCGAAAATCAGTATCCTTCCCAACTTTCGGGAGGAATGCAACAGAGAGTAGGATTAGCAAGGGCGTTGGCCAATGATCCGGAAGTATTACTTATGGATGAAGCTTTCTCTGCGCTGGATCCTTTGATAAAATCTGAAATGCAGGATCAAATGCTGGAACTGCAAAACACTTTACAAAAAACCATCGTCTTCATTACCCATGATCTGGACGAAGCCATTAAAATTGGGGATCGTATCGTCATTATGAAAGATGGTGTCATAGAACAAATAGGAACCGCAGAAGATATTTTAACCAATCCGGCAAGCGATTATGTAAAAGCATTTGTAGAGAAGGTAGACCGTAAAACAATTATTACCGCCAGATCTTTGATGTTCGATAAAGCTACAGTAGTACGTTTTAGAAAAGATGGTCCCGAGGGAGCCTTACGAAAAATGAGAGCTACAGGGTTAGAAAACCTGCCTGTTGTTGATTTTCAAAATAAATTTCTTGGTTTTGTAACGCTTAATGAT
This is a stretch of genomic DNA from Chryseobacterium tructae. It encodes these proteins:
- a CDS encoding quaternary amine ABC transporter ATP-binding protein; the protein is MEKNENGRKVKLKVEDLTIIFGKNKEKAQELLDKGFSKKEILEKTGCTVGINKASFEIYEGEFFVIMGLSGSGKSTLLRCLNRLNEPTSGKVYINDDNITGKNNKELLEVRRTEMSMVFQKFGLLPHHNILDNAGFGLEIRGESKASRDEKAQKALDIVGLNGFENQYPSQLSGGMQQRVGLARALANDPEVLLMDEAFSALDPLIKSEMQDQMLELQNTLQKTIVFITHDLDEAIKIGDRIVIMKDGVIEQIGTAEDILTNPASDYVKAFVEKVDRKTIITARSLMFDKATVVRFRKDGPEGALRKMRATGLENLPVVDFQNKFLGFVTLNDVVRIAKKKEPTVESIINNNVPSVYPEVTVEEMLPLISGSKSAIAVVDENNKFLGLVTQLSLVIEATKFNEEEIIELKEIANNQ